A genomic region of Anopheles coustani chromosome 3, idAnoCousDA_361_x.2, whole genome shotgun sequence contains the following coding sequences:
- the LOC131272847 gene encoding probable Rho GTPase-activating protein CG5521 isoform X3: MFTKKANIDLKKSTQKIQDSKKDSAARLRHLKTILEHVDSEEAKNLFEANYSHVYYILYDTFVQAEANLKQRVHKTHREELDGSLWLLSKILCLLPELVQRRWQCHSLGRILAKLLHYGNSVKLRREGVKYFLLWYQALGDNAPPFVHGMFTELVPGLSVPQRGIKSSSVGPLPSDSDFIATDLLNHPNLKGELGGSVFHDTTATHPVKSPEIQPLIPPSSSERTAAPDPRDGLEILLDCMVQSCGCLKWRDSSPQRHIRTFAFLLTKFREQYLPVFCPAFDYTTSVYDPKLDLPVLRSVSKREEVMSSCVVVLVIWIAKYTHERHVNSKLEILSIEDEPGVGTDRSLDHASLLSNLRHMGYTQTQLVRDVLYSSRETVNFVHEIYRQAFLMAFTSKSQIEAMRIAISVYRDWMSSIPPPPFLLEPELELQQAVGGAPGAPNASPVGITNDSGGTGSRPGSQRLRTDSYLGAMMPTTKENAGSIRAGLQNVLQVFVTNAVNVFMVNTAHLNLHFQSKTNADGFATPLDEQTDICKRVLNIYRTMVMKTRMEPKTWEQLLLVLLQVTSVILQNSPPNAKRNNLGGRLAQPIFQTLIVTWIRAHTNVPVNGGLWDKFLKVLSSLTHREELIVEWDKTMQTLTRVLARQVYNINLSDLPLDRLAEAKGKRKRGTPSNWASSDGGRSVAVGGGGAGEKLPGTAQHDITFTNGNNMTTAGDGSGPASGATGTGSIGNGATGGGANGFNKRGSNSLVDEGPGGRSSVGMRLSGNRSIPGTPSLNRSYSEGSLVSAPFRKSRARRRLRIALAGGHAASAREQHDLASTAVSAAADQSFSRMLSNTSNTFLSISSENLEMASFSECHDTEGGGAVGVGSGGGNGVRRAVSLDSVRPPGGSAKKHSDHDGYHHHRGGAVCGGAGGSRSPSPTASSGIESGSIKDSPMQIADALTADSSSIDTQDDPQSFGGSSSSMATTSDRRSILAGGTARGWLPDVAAVMWRRMLGALGDVNKILNPKLHAQVYQYLVSMTESLIKIRMNQGISLDGGAGTHSSSAANLVPPIALVAPWCYGALALDAQYAQGKLYAMQLLCTIVQSGASLGNHQLPLFYHALHQALSGEDRAMAYTALRYLGGPRFLSLLLPGHTLLLLDLVHAATVVLTSSETGPNAPRAQVAGLLGSLLCFPRTSLPGPVLQPSESHIDLMECSDLQEHVLNVVLRCARREPTAKARCIAIASLGQWILQNLTNPAASAATASSGESGGFKQKVPHHSSEQAQAGHASPSTTTSTTATVNPRIREAFQVLLQALQFKHHTIARLASETLKLCAEQGARIEQIDRLPQLILDTVCLSLDIHNVHHPKESDKTVLTSLLLTLGELCMSFSVATLQRPKHHDAASEPLILTVFRILHKIATGLQNGERIKLFTTDEDFDMTIAVDDVRESGAGGDSATGYSTMESITNCQSAIRLCAKTVAMHLITNIGHFPMGIGATRLSSLVDEQDDLLLSSTGSTMTASGGQSAPTGGGGGTLLQRENSIAGNRVDTMEHVLASPNVQLLMLSPELVASFIELPALRLPGGGATAGLLTANRQVRLLLRDLNGKACWDASILYKEPSTPPLPASSAPAEFERNTFHSSVAPVGSSRHYANSTGLTQSGVLGTGSGPSGNAGLMMTPRHFASGSASIDPLMSTAIGLPMTHGPRHTLRHRPVHQLPVAKDLAPDLDQLDDLLQYIGYTSPECLDSSEVPLNTAGPSPLGAALEGQTISIILNQRTIEAEAVARQNALTNSGGQQLPGMDQSTSFSSSGSSSFPLGGSSGYGSGYSTTHSYSEEPAGSNSIVRAPVAPPERSTNEGTTTKPFQLGRILFNQLGLAGWERRKRTHLLQRIDKLLRELRNLDNQKCRETHKMAVIYVANGQEDKGSILRNSCGSSTYEMFVSALGWEVELESHNGFLGGLPRQGCGQTAPYYATPFLEVIYHVSTRMPSDTPEAILNKTRHLGNDEVHIVWSEHNRDYRRDILPTEFCDVLIVIYPLKSGLFRVTVNKKPDVPWFGPLSDETVVGGACLASLVRASAINASRAKRSSLPLYQQYYEERNRSIDTVALRHRENSTFEDFTARIFSPIASQSMHGYTTQKWWPRPVK; encoded by the exons ATGTTTACAAAAAAGGCCAATATCGATTTGAAAAAGTCGACGCAGAAAATTCAGGATAGCAAGAAAGATTCCGCTGCCCGCCTGCGACACCTGAAAACCATACTAG AACACGTGGACAGCGAAGAGGCGAAAAATCTGTTCGAGGCAAACTACAGCCACGTTTACTACATCCTCTACGATACCTTCGTCCAGGCTGAAGCGAACCTCAAGCAGCGCG TCCACAAAACACACCGCGAAGAACTGGATGGATCCTTATGGCTACTCAGCAAAATACTATGCCTGCTTCCCGAGCTGGTACAACGCCGCTGGCAATGTCACTCGCTGGGCCGGATCCTGGCTAAGCTGCTCCATTATGGCAACAGTGTGAAGCTGCGGCGCGAAGGCGTCAAGTACTTCCTGCTCTGGTACCAAGCGCTCGGTGACAATGCGCCCCCGTTTGTGCACGGCATGTTCACGGAGCTGGTGCCGGGATTGTCGGTTCCGCAGCGCGGCATCAAAAGCTCCTCCGTGGGACCGCTACCGTCCGATAGTGACTTCATCGCGACGGATCTGCTGAACCACCCGAACCTAAAGGGTGAACTTGGCGGTTCGGTGTTCCACGACACTACCGCAACGCACCCGGTTAAATCGCCTGAAATTCAGCCCCTCATTCCACCGAGCTCGAGCGAACGGACGGCGGCTCCGGATCCGCGTGATGGGCTGGAAATTCTGCTCGACTGCATGGTGCAGTCCTGTGGTTGCCTGAAGTGGCGCGACAGCAGCCCCCAGCGTCACATTCGCACGTTTGCGTTCCTGCTGACAAAGTTCCGCGAACAGTACCTGCCCGTGTTCTGCCCGGCGTTCGACTATACCACGTCCGTGTACGACCCGAAGCTCGATCTGCCCGTTCTGCGGAGCGTCTCGAAACGGGAGGAAGTGATGAGCTCCTGTGTGGTCGTGCTCGTCATCTGGATCGCGAAGTATACCCACGAACGGCACGTGAACAGCAAGCTAGAGATTCTCTCGATTGAGGACGAACCGGGCGTGGGAACTGATCGGTCGCTGGATCATGCAAGTCTGCTTTCGAACCTGCGCCACATGGGCTACACGCAGACACAGCTCGTCCGGGACGTGCTCTACTCGAGCCGGGAGACGGTCAACTTTGTGCACGAGATCTATCGGCAGGCCTTCCTGATGGCGTTCACCTCCAAGTCGCAGATTGAGGCCATGCGCATAGCGATCTCGGTGTATCGCGACTGGATGAGCAGCATCCCGCCGCCTCCATTTCTTCTCGAGCCGGAACTCGAACTACAGCAGGCGGTTGGGGGAGCTCCTGGAGCGCCTAATGCGTCCCCCGTTGGCATCACGAACGACTCGGGGGGAACCGGTAGTCGCCCGGGAAGCCAAAGATTGCGAACCGATTCTTACCTCGGTGCAATGATGCCTACAACGAAAGAGAACGCCGGTTCCATACGGGCCGGACTGCAGAACGTGCTCCAAGTGTTCGTAACAAACGCGGTCAACGTGTTTATGGTAAACACGGCCCATCTGAACTTGCATTTCCAGTCGAAAACAAACGCGGACGGCTTTGCGACCCCACTGGACGAGCAGACGGATATTTGCAAGCGCGTGCTCAACATCTACCGCACGATGGTGATGAAGACGCGCATGGAACCGAAGACCTGGGAGCAGCTGCTGCTTGTCCTCCTCCAGGTGACCTCAGTGATCCTCCAAAACTCGCCACCGAACGCGAAACGGAATAATCTCGGCGGACGGCTCGCGCAGCCCATCTTTCAAACGCTCATCGTGACGTGGATCCGGGCGCACACGAACGTCCCCGTCAACGGGGGGTTGTGGGACAAGTTCCTGAAGGTGCTCTCATCACTGACGCACCGGGAGGAACTCATTGTCGAGTGGGACAAAACGATGCAAACGCTGACACGTGTCCTCGCTCGGCAGGTGTACAATATAAACCTTTCCGACCTGCCACTCGATCGGCTGGCGGAAGCAAAAGGAAAGCGCAAGCGTGGCACACCTTCTAACTGGGCCTCCAGTGACGGAGGACGTAGTGTTGCAGTaggaggtggtggtgctggtgaaaAGCTACCCGGAACCGCCCAGCACGATATTACGTTTACGAACGGGAATAACATGACGACTGCTGGGGATGGTTCGGGGCCTGCTTCGGGTGCTACCGGAACGGGTTCCATCGGAAACGGGGCAACGGGAGGTGGTGCCAATGGGTTTAACAAGCGGGGCAGCAATTCCCTGGTCGACGAAGGACCCGGCGGTCGATCATCGGTCGGAATGCGGCTTTCGGGCAACCGAAGCATTCCAGGCACGCCCTCCCTCAACCGAAGCTACAGTGAGGGAAGTCTTGTGTCGGCTCCGTTCCGAAAGTCACGCGCCCGTCGCCGGCTGCGAATCGCGCTGGCCGGAGGCCATGCAGCATCAGCACGCGAGCAACACGACTTGGCCTCGACCGCGGTCTCGGCAGCGGCTGATCAATCGTTCTCCCGCATGCTCTCCAATACGTCCAACACATTCCTGAGCATTAGCAGCGAAAATCTCGAAATGGCTTCCTTTTCCGAGTGTCACGACACGGAAGGTGGAGGTGCAGTGGGAGtaggtagtggtggtggtaatggtGTTCGACGTGCAGTATCACTCGATTCCGTCCGTCCTCCGGGTGGATCGGCGAAGAAACATTCAGATCACGATGGCTACCATCATCATAGAGGTGGAGCGGTTTGCGGTGGAGCTGGCGGGTCAAGAAGTCCTTCCCCGACGGCATCGAGCGGCATCGAAAGTGGCTCGATTAAGGATTCCCCGATGCAGATTGCCGACGCACTGACTGCGGACAGTTCCAGCATCGACACGCAGGACGATCCGCAGTCCTTCGGTGGATCCTCTTCGTCGATGGCTACGACCTCCGATCGTCGCTCGATTCTTGCGGGGGGAACGGCGCGTGGCTGGTTGCCGGATGTTGCTGCCGTCATGTGGCGACGTATGCTCGGTGCGCTGGGGGATGTGAACAAGATTCTCAACCCGAAACTGCACGCCCAGGTGTACCAGTATCTGGTCAGCATGACGGAGAGCTTGATAAAAATACGTATGAATCAGGGCATTTCTCTGGACGGTGGTGCTGGAACGCACAGTTCGTCCGCTGCTAACCTTGTTCCACCCATCGCTCTGGTGGCCCCTTGGTGCTACGGAGCCCTCGCCCTAGACGCTCAGTATGCGCAGGGAAAGCTGTACGCCATGCAGCTTCTCTGTACGATCGTGCAAAGTGGTGCCAGCTTGGGCAACCACCAACTCCCTCTGTTCTACCATGCCCTCCATCAGGCCCTCTCGGGAGAAGATCGAGCAATGGCGTACACGGCTCTCCGATACCTCGGTGGGCCGAGGTTCCTGAGTTTACTCCTCCCGGGACATACTCTGCTGCTGCTAGATTTAGTGCATGCTGCCACCGTGGTGCTTACTTCTTCAGAAACGGGTCCCAATGCACCCCGTGCGCAAGTTGCCGGATTACTCGGATCGCTCCTTTGCTTCCCACGGACCTCACTGCCCGGTCCGGTGCTTCAACCTTCCGAGTCACACATCGATCTGATGGAATGTTCCGATCTGCAGGAGCACGTACTGAACGTGGTGTTACGCTGTGCACGCCGTGAACCGACCGCGAAGGCACGCTGCATCGCAATCGCGTCGCTCGGCCAATGGATCCTCCAGAATCTCACCAACCCAGCGGCGTCGGCGGCGACGGCGTCGAGCGGGGAATCGGGAGGATTCAAGCAAAAAGTTCCGCATCATTCCAGTGAACAAGCGCAGGCGGGACATGCATCTCCGTCTACGACCACatcgacgacggcgacggtcAATCCACGTATTCGTGAAGCATTCCAGGTGCTGCTGCAGGCATTACAGTTCAAGCATCACACCATCGCACGGCTGGCTTCGGAAACGCTAAAGCTGTGCGCCGAGCAGGGAGCCCGCATCGAGCAAATCGACCGTCTGCCGCAGCTCATTCTCGACACGGTGTGCCTCTCGCTCGACATTCACAACGTGCACCATCCGAAAGAGTCGGACAAGACGGTCCTCACGTCGCTACTGCTGACGCTCGGCGAGCTGTGCATGTCGTTCTCGGTGGCGACTCTGCAGCGACCCAAGCACCATGATGCGGCTTCCGAGCCGCTCATACTAACCGTGTTTCGTATACTGCACAAAATCGCCACCGGTCTGCAGAACGGTGAGCGCATCAAGCTGTTTACCACCGACGAAGACTTTGACATGACCATCGCGGTGGACGATGTGCGTGAGAGTGGCGCCGGTGGAGACTCGGCGACGGGCTACTCGACGATGGAGTCGATTACCAACTGCCAGTCGGCCATTCGGCTCTGTGCGAAGACGGTCGCGATGCATCTCATCACCAACATTGGCCACTTTCCGATGGGAATAGGAGCGACACGGCTAAGTTCACTGGTGGATGAGCAGGACGATCTGCTTCTCTCGTCGACAGGCAGCACGATGACGGCAAGTGGCGGCCAGTCAGCGCCTACCGGTGGTGGGGGTGGTACTCTGCTGCAGCGTGAAAATTCCATCGCAGGCAACCGGGTCGATACGATGGAACACGTACTGGCTTCGCCGAACGTGCAACTGCTGATGCTAAGCCCCGAGCTGGTGGCCAGTTTCATCGAGCTACCGGCACTCCGGCTACCGGGTGGCGGAGCCACGGCTGGTCTTCTCACCGCCAACAGACAGGTTCGGTTGCTGCTGCGTGATTTGAACGGCAAAGCCTGCTGGGATGCGTCGATACTGTACAAAGAACCGTCGACACCACCGTTGCCAGCCTCCTCGGCGCCTGCCGAGTTCGAAAGGAATACATTCCACTCCAGTGTTGCACCCGTGGGCAGTTCGAGGCATTATGCTAACTCGACCGGATTGACACAATCGGGTGTACTTGGGACGGGGTCAGGACCAAGTGGAAATGCCGGCTTGATGATGACCCCGAGACATTTTGCCAGTGGTAGCGCCTCGATAGATCCACTCATGTCTACTGCTATTGGGTTGCCGATGACGCACGGACCACGGCACACGTTAAGACACCGGCCGGTACATCAGCTACCGGTTGCCAAAGATCTAGCACCCGATCTAGACCAGCTGGATGAT TTACTGCAATACATCGGGTACACTAGCCCGGAGTGCTTGGATAGTTCGGAGGTGCCACTGAACACCGCTGGCCCGAGCCCCTTAGGAGCTGCCCTGGAAGGTCAAACCATCTCCATCATACTGAACCAACGGACGATCGAAGCGGAAGCAGTTGCTCGACAAAATGCATTGACAAACAGCGGTGGTCAACAGCTTCCGGGCATGGATCAGTCTACGTCGTTCTCCTCCAGCGGATCcagctcgttcccgctggGAGGCAGTAGTGGCTATGGAAGTGGATACTCAACCACACACTCATACTCTGAGGAACCGGCCGGAAGCAATAGTATTGTTCGAGCGCCGGTGGCGCCACCCGAACGATCTACCAACGAGGGTACGACGACTAAACCGTTCCAACTCGGACGCATTCTGTTCAACCAGCTCGGACTCGCCGGCTGGGAGCGACGCAAGCGGACACACCTACTCCAGCGCATCGACAAGCTGCTGCGCGAGCTACGCAATCTCGACAATCAGAAGTGTCGCGAAACGCACAAAATGGCCGTGATCTACGTCGCCAACGGGCAGGAGGACAAGGGCAGTATCCTGCGCAACTCGTGTGGCAGCAGCACTTACGAGATGTTCGTGTCCGCCCTCGGCTGGGAGGTCGAGCTGGAGTCGCACAACGGCTTCCTCGGTGGACTACCGCGCCAGGGCTGCGGACAGACGGCACCGTACTATGCGACGCCCTTCCTCGAGGTGATTTACCACGTTTCGACACGCATGCCGTCCGACACGCCGGAGGCGATTCTAAACAAAACGCGTCACCTGGGTAACGACGAGGTGCACATCGTTTGGAGCGAGCACAACCGCGACTACCGTCGGGACATCCTTCCGACTGAGTTCTGTGACGTGCTGATCGTAATCTACCCGCTCAAGAGCGGCCTCTTCCGGGTAACTGTGAACAAGAAGCCGGACGTGCCGTGGTTTGGTCCGCTCTCGGATGAGACGGTCGTTGGCGGTGCCTGTCTAGCCAGTTTGGTGCGCGCTTCGGCGATCAATGCGAGCCGTGCGAAACGAAGCTCATTGCCACTGTATCAGCAGTA TTACGAGGAACGCAACCGTTCGATCGATACCGTCGCTTTGCGTCATCGCGAAAACAGTACGTTCGAAGATTTTACCGCCCGAATCTTCAGCCCGATCGCGTCCCAGAGTATG CATGGATACACCACCCAGAAATGGTGGCCACGGCCCGTGAAGTAA